One segment of Solanum stenotomum isolate F172 chromosome 1, ASM1918654v1, whole genome shotgun sequence DNA contains the following:
- the LOC125853685 gene encoding Werner Syndrome-like exonuclease, producing the protein MDVQLIEYELACNCNYRLYNVILDEDDTEIETSVTVDPSTVSSWIKKIETENGSRLHRLIVGLDIEWRPNFNPVADRNPVATIQLCVGESCIIYQVLHSNHIPRRLRNFLNNDDYRFVGVGIRSDVDKLWEDYDLEVSNVVDLREWAAEELNKKKLLNKGLKYLGKKIAGIEIEKPKSVTTSAWDQRWLSRKQICYACLDAYISFEVGRVLSAWY; encoded by the coding sequence TTAATCGAGTACGAATTGGCCTGCAATTGTAACTACAGACTCTACAATGTTATTCTGGACGAGGACGACACCGAAATCGAAACCAGCGTCACTGTTGATCCTTCTACTGTCTCCTCATGGATCAAAAAAATCGAAACCGAAAACGGATCCCGTCTCCACCGTTTGATTGTAGGGCTTGACATCGAGTGGCGCCCAAACTTCAATCCCGTCGCCGACCGAAACCCCGTCGCCACTATCCAGCTGTGTGTCGGAGAGTCCTGCATCATCTACCAAGTTCTCCACTCCAACCACATCCCCCGCCGACTCCGAAACTTTCTGAACAACGACGACTACAGATTCGTTGGAGTTGGTATTCGTAGTGACGTGGACAAGCTGTGGGAGGACTATGATCTTGAAGTGTCGAACGTTGTTGATCTCCGGGAGTGGGCGGCAGAGGAACTGAACAAGAAGAAGCTTCTTAATAAGGGGCTCAAATATTTGGGGAAGAAAATTGCGGGAATAGAGATTGAGAAGCCCAAGAGTGTGACAACCAGTGCTTGGGATCAGCGTTGGCTTAGCCGTAAACAGATATGTTATGCTTGCCTTGATgcttatatttcttttgaagTTGGGAGGGTCTTAAGTGCTTGGTATTAG